In Zingiber officinale cultivar Zhangliang chromosome 1A, Zo_v1.1, whole genome shotgun sequence, a genomic segment contains:
- the LOC122025468 gene encoding thylakoid lumenal protein TL20.3, chloroplastic-like isoform X2 — translation MCRRSVHVNENFRRANFTAADMRESNFSGSTFNGAYLEKAVAYRTNFTGADLSDTLMDRMVLNEANLTNAVLVRAVLTRSDLGGAAINGADFSDAVLDLPQKQALCKYANGTNPITGVSTRKSLGCGNTRRNAYGSPSSPLLSAPPPKLLDRDGFCDESTGLCDATK, via the exons ATGTGTAGGAGGTCTGTCCATGTCAATGAAAATTTCAG ACGTGCCAACTTCACAGCTGCAGATATGAGAGAATCTAATTTCAGTGGCTCTACATTCAATGGTGCTTACCTTGAAAAGGCAGTTGCTTATCGAACAAATTTTACAG GTGCTGATCTCAGTGATACTCTAATGGACCGCATG GTTCTTAATGAAGCGAATCTCACAAATGCTGTGCTCGTAAGAGCAGTTCTCACACGTAGTGATCTTGGTGGTGCAGCCATTAATGGTGCTGACTTTAGTGATGCTGTGCTAGACTTACCACAAAAACAG GCATTGTGCAAGTATGCAAATGGAACCAATCCTATAACCGGAGTGAGCACAAGGAAAAGTTTAGGATGTGGAAACACTCGCAGAAACGCATATGGTAGCCCTTCTTCACCACTCTTGAGTGCTCCACCTCCGAAATTACTAGATCGTGATGGATTCTGTGATGAATCTACCGGACTCTGTGATGCAACAAAGTAA
- the LOC122025468 gene encoding thylakoid lumenal protein TL20.3, chloroplastic-like isoform X3 — translation MSMKISAADMRESNFSGSTFNGAYLEKAVAYRTNFTGADLSDTLMDRMVLNEANLTNAVLVRAVLTRSDLGGAAINGADFSDAVLDLPQKQALCKYANGTNPITGVSTRKSLGCGNTRRNAYGSPSSPLLSAPPPKLLDRDGFCDESTGLCDATK, via the exons ATGTCAATGAAAATTTCAG CTGCAGATATGAGAGAATCTAATTTCAGTGGCTCTACATTCAATGGTGCTTACCTTGAAAAGGCAGTTGCTTATCGAACAAATTTTACAG GTGCTGATCTCAGTGATACTCTAATGGACCGCATG GTTCTTAATGAAGCGAATCTCACAAATGCTGTGCTCGTAAGAGCAGTTCTCACACGTAGTGATCTTGGTGGTGCAGCCATTAATGGTGCTGACTTTAGTGATGCTGTGCTAGACTTACCACAAAAACAG GCATTGTGCAAGTATGCAAATGGAACCAATCCTATAACCGGAGTGAGCACAAGGAAAAGTTTAGGATGTGGAAACACTCGCAGAAACGCATATGGTAGCCCTTCTTCACCACTCTTGAGTGCTCCACCTCCGAAATTACTAGATCGTGATGGATTCTGTGATGAATCTACCGGACTCTGTGATGCAACAAAGTAA
- the LOC122025468 gene encoding thylakoid lumenal protein TL20.3, chloroplastic-like isoform X1 has protein sequence MAFTSISPLSIYLLKPPSPAPPRTPPRASSIICRVSALAAVIVSFGGVALADLNKFEAELRGEFGIGSAAQFGSADLKRSVHVNENFRRANFTAADMRESNFSGSTFNGAYLEKAVAYRTNFTGADLSDTLMDRMVLNEANLTNAVLVRAVLTRSDLGGAAINGADFSDAVLDLPQKQALCKYANGTNPITGVSTRKSLGCGNTRRNAYGSPSSPLLSAPPPKLLDRDGFCDESTGLCDATK, from the exons ATGGCATTCACTTCCATCTCACCGCTCTCCATCTACCTTCTCAAGCCTCCCTCTCCTGCTCCACCTCGCACTCCCCCTAGAGCTTCTTCCATCATCTGCCGGGTTTCTG CGCTAGCAGCAGTCATCGTTAGCTTTGGCGGCGTAGCGTTGGCCGACCTCAACAAGTTCGAAGCAGAGCTCAGAGGGGAGTTTGGGATAGGCTCCGCCGCTCAATTCGGCTCAGCAGATCTCAA GAGGTCTGTCCATGTCAATGAAAATTTCAG ACGTGCCAACTTCACAGCTGCAGATATGAGAGAATCTAATTTCAGTGGCTCTACATTCAATGGTGCTTACCTTGAAAAGGCAGTTGCTTATCGAACAAATTTTACAG GTGCTGATCTCAGTGATACTCTAATGGACCGCATG GTTCTTAATGAAGCGAATCTCACAAATGCTGTGCTCGTAAGAGCAGTTCTCACACGTAGTGATCTTGGTGGTGCAGCCATTAATGGTGCTGACTTTAGTGATGCTGTGCTAGACTTACCACAAAAACAG GCATTGTGCAAGTATGCAAATGGAACCAATCCTATAACCGGAGTGAGCACAAGGAAAAGTTTAGGATGTGGAAACACTCGCAGAAACGCATATGGTAGCCCTTCTTCACCACTCTTGAGTGCTCCACCTCCGAAATTACTAGATCGTGATGGATTCTGTGATGAATCTACCGGACTCTGTGATGCAACAAAGTAA